A region of Denticeps clupeoides chromosome 19, fDenClu1.1, whole genome shotgun sequence DNA encodes the following proteins:
- the LOC114769448 gene encoding cytochrome P450 2J2-like, translating into MMRYELLGSSVLDWFSATNVLLFVVVFALCFDFIKHRKPKNFPPGPPWSLPFVGDFLRINFTRMHLDLYEFAKKYGNIFSMNIFGPRAVFLNGTKMLKEAFVQNGENFADRPHFPIFEDAIGDNGVVASNGYAWKQQRRFALYTLKNFGLGKKSLEPSIQQECRCLNEAVGQERGKPFDPHWLVNNAVSNVICALVFGDRFEYSNAEFQSLLRLLNETVYLEASISVQIYNLVPWLMRHVPGPHLQVLTNWNKVVEFIRKKVEEHREDYDPSTARDYIDCFLAEMEKWQDDPAAGFNIKNLCVCTMDLFVAGTETTSSTLYWGLLYMINFPEIQKQVQEEIDRVVGSSRQPTVEDREKMPYTNAVIHETQRFGNIIPINVPRLSTKDTHVGGYIIPKGTMVFGSLTSVLFDETEWETPHSFNPAHFLDADGKFRRREAFLPFSIGKRVCLGEQLARMELFLFFTSLLQRFSFSPPEGEEPSLEFRLGATLCPKPYKLCAVPR; encoded by the exons ATGATGAGGTACGAGCTGCTCGGCTCCTCTGTTCTAGACTGGTTCAGCGCGACCAACGTGCTGCTGTTTGTCGTTGTTTTTGCACTTTGTTTCGACTTTATCAAACATAGGAAACCGAAGAACTTCCCTCCCGGACCACCGTGGTCTTTGCCGTTCGTGGGGGATTTTCTTCGTATAAATTTCACCAGAATGCACCTGGACCTGTACGAG TTTGCAaagaaatatggaaatattttcAGTATGAACATTTTTGGACCACGGGCCGTTTTTCTGAATGGCACCAAAATGCTGAAGGAAGCATTTGTTCAAAACGGGGAAAATTTTGCTGACCGACCGCACTTTCCCATCTTCGAAGATGCTATAGGCGACAACG GTGTGGTTGCATCTAACGGCTACGCCTGGAAGCAGCAGAGGCGCTTCGCTCTTTATACTCTGAAAAATTTTGGACTGGGCAAGAAGAGCCTGGAGCCGTCCATCCAGCAGGAATGCAGGTGCCTAAACGAAGCTGTTGGACAAGAGCGAG GAAAACCATTTGACCCTCACTGGCTGGTGAACAACGCCGTTTCCAACGTCATCTGTGCTCTGGTGTTCGGCGACCGCTTCGAGTACAGCAATGCTGAGTTCCAGTCTCTGCTGAGACTCCTCAATGAAACAGTTTATTTGGAGGCCAGCATCTCCGTCCAG ATCTATAACCTAGTTCCATGGCTGATGAGACATGTTCCTGGCCCACACCTGCAAGTTCTTACCAACTGGAATAAAGTGGTCGAGTTCATAAGAAAGAAAGTTGAGGAACATCGTGAAGACTACGACCCCTCAACTGCCAGGGATTACATCGACTGCTTTCTCGCAGAGATGGAAAAG TGGCAGGACGATCCTGCTGCAGGATTCAACATTAAGAACCTGTGTGTCTGCACCATGGACCTGTTCGTAGCAGGAACCGAGACCACATCCAGCACTCTGTACTGGGGGCTGCTCTACATGATAAACTTCCCTGAGATACAGA AGCAGGTTCAGGAAGAGATTGACCGGGTCGTTGGTTCTTCAAGACAGCCCACAGTtgaagacagagagaagatGCCTTACACAAACGCTGTCATCCACGAGACTCAGAGATTTGGAAATATCATCCCTATTAATGTTCCCAGGTTATCTACTAAAGACACCCATGTGGGCGGGTACATCATTCCTAAG GGCACTATGGTCTTTGGATCCCTCACTTCGGTTCTTTTTGATGAGACAGAGTGGGAGACCCCACACTCCTTCAACCCAGCTCACTTCCTGGACGCAGACGGAAAGTTTAGAAGGAGGGAGGCGTTCTTGCCATTTTCCATTG GTAAAAGAGTTTGCCTGGGAGAGCAGCTGGCCAGGATGGAGCTGTTCCTCTTCTTCACCTCTCTGCTGCAGcgcttctccttctctcctcccgAGGGAGAGGAACCCAGCCTGGAGTTCCGGCTTGGAGCCACACTCTGCCCGAAACCGTACAAACTGTGCGCCGTGCCACGTTAA
- the LOC114768834 gene encoding cytochrome P450 2J2-like produces MRELFHILDGSGVTYVLLFFVVFVICFDWIKYRKPRGFPPGPPWSLPLIGDGHRVEFCRLHLQLLKFAEKYGNIFSIRLIGPQVVVLNGYKAVKEAFVDQGENFADRPTFPISADIVEGKSLGLVESNGYVWKQQRRFALFTLKNFGLGRKSLEPSIQQECRCLNEEICDQKGKPFNPQRLIHNAVSNIICVLVFGDRFEYNNGEFQAMLKLISDTIKMENGIWVQLYNLVPGIMRHVPGPHLKMISRWRKVTGFVRNKVEEHREDYQPSSPRDYIDCFLDEMEKWKHDEAAGFDLENLAICTSDLFIAGTETTSTTLYWGLLYMINYPKIQRKVQEEIDRVIGSSRPPALQDRESMPYTNAVIHETQRCGNILPLNLGRVTTKDTKLRDYTIPKGTMVIGSLTSVLFDESVWETPHSFNPAHFLDGQGSFRKRDAFLPFSAGKRVCLGEQLAKMELFLFFTALLQRFSFAPPEGVKPTLEYTVGFTHCPKPYELCAIPR; encoded by the exons ATGAGGGAGTTATTTCACATTCTCGACGGGTCCGGCGTCACCTACGTGCTGCTGTTCTTCGTTGTGTTCGTGATCTGTTTCGACTGGATCAAGTACAGAAAGCCCAGGGGCTTTCCTCCTGGACCACCGTGGTCTCTGCCTTTAATTGGCGACGGCCATCGCGTCGAATTCTGCCGATTACATCTGCAGTTGCTCAAG TTTGcagaaaaatatggaaatatctTCAGCATTCGACTCATTGGGCCGCAGGTGGTTGTTCTGAATGGCTACAAGGCTGTGAAAGAGGCTTTTGTTGACCAGGGGGAGAATTTCGCCGATCGGCCAACCTTCCCCATCTCTGCTGATATCGTTGAGGGCAAAA GCCTCGGTCTGGTGGAATCCAACGGGTACGTGTGGAAGCAGCAGAGGCGCTTCGCTCTTTTCACGCTGAAGAACTTTGGCCTGGGCAGGAAGAGCCTGGAGCCGTCCATCCAGCAGGAATGCAGGTGCCTAAACGAGGAAATCTGCGATCAGAAGG GGAAGCCGTTCAACCCCCAGAGGCTCATCCACAACGCCGTCTCCAACATCATCTGCGTTCTGGTGTTCGGCGACCGATTCGAGTACAACAACGGCGAGTTCCAGGCTATGCTGAAGCTGATCAGTGACACGATTAAAATGGAGAATGGTATCTGGGTTCAG ctATACAACCTCGTCCCGGGGATAATGAGGCATGTGCCCGGCCCACATTTGAAGATGATTTCGAGGTGGAGAAAGGTCACCGGCTTTGTGAGGAATAAAGTTGAAGAGCATCGCGAGGACTACCAACCCTCCTCCCCCAGGGATTACATCGACTGCTTCCTTGATGAGATGGAGAAG TGGAAGCATGATGAAGCGGCGGGATTCGACCTGGAAAACCTGGCCATCTGCACTTCGGATCTGTTTATAGCCGGCACCGAAACAACGTCCACCACTTTGTACTGGGGTTTACTCTACATGATCAACTATCCGAAGATACAGA GAAAGGTGCAGGAAGAGATTGACCGGGTGATTGGGTCCTCGAGGCCGCCCGCCCTTCAAGATCGGGAGAGCATGCCCTACACTAACGCAGTCATCCACGAGACTCAGAGGTGTGGAAACATCCTCCCGCTAAATTTGGGCCGAGTAACCACAAAAGACACCAAGCTACGTGACTACACGATCCCCAAG GGCACAATGGTGATTGGCAGCCTCACCTCGGTTCTCTTCGATGAGTCTGTGTGGGAGACGCCGCACTCCTTTAACCCGGCTCACTTCCTGGACGGACAGGGCAGCTTCAGGAAGAGAGACGCCTTCCTGCCGTTTTCTGCTG gaAAGAGAGTTTGTTTGGGTGAGCAGCTGGCCAAGATGGAGCTCTTCCTGTTCTTCACCGCTCTGCTCCAGCGTTTCTCCTTCGCTCCTCCAGAAGGAGTGAAACCCACCCTGGAGTACACTGTTGGGTTTACACACTGCCCTAAGCCGTACGAGCTGTGTGCCATCCCACGTTAG